CCGGGACGGGACTTTCACCCGCTGGACAAGCGCAGCGAGAAACGGTCCCCGCCTCCAACGGCAAGGCCAGCTGGACCGCTTCGTCACGGCGCACCACGCTCCGAGCATACCCGCACGCGCAGCCGGATCGCCATCGCGGCGGCGCCGCCGGGCGATCGGCGCGGCCCGACCGCGCGCGCGCCGCCGAGCGATCCGGCGCGGCGCGACCGCGCGCGCGGCGCCGGCGCGATCCGGCGCGGCCCGACCGCGCGCGCGCCGCCGGGCGATCGGCTATCGTGCGGCCGATGCCGCTTCGCGTGCGAGGGTTTCAGTTCGGGGCCGCCACCGCCGGGATCAAGGCCTCCGGCCGACCCGACGTGGGCGTGATCGCCTGCGCCGCCGGCACCATCGGCGCGGGCGTGTTCACGCAAAACCGCGTGGTCGCCGCGCCGGTGATCGTGTCGCGCGCGGCGCTGGCGCGCTGTCGCGGCGCCGTCCGCGGCGTGGTCGTCAACAGCGGCAACGCCAACGCCTGCACCGGAGCGCGCGGGTTGGCCGACGCGAAGGCGATGGCCGCGCGCACCGCGGCGGCGCTTGGCGTACCGGCCGGCCGGGTCGTCGTGGCATCGACCGGCGTCATCGGCGTGCCGCTGCCGATGCGCGCGGTCGACCGCGGCATCGCGGCGGCGGCAGCATCACTCGGGCCGGACCTCGCGCCGTTCGCCGAGGCGATCCTCACCACCGATCGCGCGGCCAAGACCGCGCGGGCGCGCGCCGGCTCGGCGACGCTCATCGGCTGTACCAAGGGCGCGGGCATGATCGCGCCGAACATGGCGACAACGCTGACATTCGTGTGCACGGACGCCCGGCTGCCGCTGCCGGCGCTCGACCGCGCCGTCCGGCGCGCCGCGGACGCGACGTTCAACAGCCTCACCGTGGATGGCGACACGTCCACCAACGACATGCTGCTCGTGCTCGCGTCGGGCGCGGCCGCGCGTGCACCGACCGCCGCCGAGTTCGAGCGCGCGCTCGAGCGGCTGCTCGCCGACCTCGCCCACCAGCTAATGCGCGGCGGCGAGGGTGTCCACCACGTGGTCACGGTGCGCGTCGACGGCGCGCGGTCGACCGCAGACGCGCGCGCGGTCGCGCGGGCGATCGCCACGTCCTCTCTGGTCAAGACCGCGATCGCCGGCGGCGATCCGAACTGGGGCCGATTTCTGGCGGCGGCCGGTAACGCCGGCGTCGCAATTCGTCCGGATCGGATCGACGCGTGGCTCGACCGCGTGCCGATCGTGCGCGGCGGTTGCGGCGTCGGCGGTGCCGCGGCGGAACGGCGCGCGGCGGCGGTCATGCGCCGGCCCGAGTACACGCTGCGGTTGCACTTGCATCAAGGCCGCGCGTCAGGACACTGCCTTGCGTGCGACCTGTCGCACGAATACGTCTCGATCAACGCCGACTATCGGACGTGACGCAGCCGCGGCCCGCGGCATGCCGCACCGCGGCACGCGCGGGAACGCCGCACGGCCGAACCGCCGGCGCCGAGCGCCAACCACGCAGGGGAGCGACTATTGACACGGATTCACGATCCGCCGATAGTCCGCCGCGATGATCATCGGCTGCCCGAAGGAGATCAAAACTCGCGAATACCGTGTCGGTCTCACTCCCGCCGGGGCGCACATGCTCGCGGCGCGCGGCCACCGCGTGCTGATCGAGCGCGGCGCGGGCGAGGGCAGTCTGATCCCGGACGAGGCGTATGCGCGCGCCGGGGCCGAGATCGTCGACACCGCCGCCGGCGTGTGGGGACAGGCCGACATGATCGTCAAGGTCAAAGAGCCGATCGCTCCCGAGTTTCCGCTGATGCGGGAGGGGCAGATCCTGTTTACCTACCTGCACCTCGCGGCCGCGCAGGAGCTGGGCGCGCACCTACTCGAGCGGCGCGTCGACTCCGTCGCCTACGAAACGATCGAGCTCGACGACGGCTCGCTGCCTCTACTGACGCCGATGAGCGAGGTCGCCGGCCGGATGGCGGTTCAGGTCGGCGCCGTGTGCCTCGAAAAGGAACACGGCGGCAAGGGCATCTTGCTCGGCGGCGTACCCGGCGTCCGCCGCGGCCGAGTCGTCATCATCGGCGGCGGCACCGTCGGGTCGAACGCGGCGCGAGTGGCGATGGGGCTCGGCGCGCAGGTGACCGTGCTGGACGTCAATCTCCAGACGCTCGGCTATCTCGACGACATCTACCAGGGGCGGATCCATACCCTGTACTCGGACCCGCACAACATCGAACAAGCGGTGTTGCAGTGCGACCTGCTCATCGGCGCCGTGCTGATCGCCGGCGCACGGGCGCCGCGACTCGTCACCGAAGACATGGTCTCCCGGATGGAACCCGGCTCGGTGATCGTCGACGTCGCGGTCGATCAGGGCGGTTGTGTGGAGACCTGCCGGCCCACGAACCACGACGAGCCGACGTACGAGCTGCACGGGGTCGTCCACTACTGCGTCGCCAACATGCCGGGCGCCGTCCCCAATACGTCGACGTACGCGCTGACCAACGCCACGATCCCCTACGTCAAAGCCATCGCCGACCTCGGGCTCGAGGGGGCAGCCAAGGCGAACCCGGCGATCGCGCGCGGGATCAACACGTTCCGCGGCACCTGTCCGCACGCGGCGGTCGCCGAGGCGCTGTCGATTGCGCCGACCCCGATGCCGTTCTAATAAAATCAACAACATACGAGTCGACGCGCCCGGGGAATAGGGCGCGGGGCCGCGCGGGTTGTACGGTGTGAACGATGCCTTCGCGCCGCCCCATCGCACGCCGCGAGTTCGAGCAGGCCGCTCTCCCCCACATCGACGCGCTGTACGGGGTCGCCTACCGCCTCACCCGCAACCGAGGCGACGCGGAGGACCTGGTGCAGGAAGCGCTGCTGCGGGCGTACCGCTTCTGGCACACGTTCGAGCAGGGGTCGAACTGCAAGGCGTGGCTGCTCAAGATCCTCACCAACACCTTCTTCAACACACACCACAAGCGCAAACGCGAGCGGGAAGTGCTGGACCAGGCGACGGCCGAGCAGAGTGCGACCGACGGCGTCCTGCACCACGAACGTGCGCTCGCACACCGGGACCCGGAGGGCGCACTCATCGACCGCATGATCTCGGACGACGTGGCGCGCGCACTCGAGTCCTTGCCGCCGGAGTTCCGCGTGGCGGTCGTGCTGTGCGACATCGAAGGGTTGTCGTACAAAGAGATTGCCGAGGTGATGGAGTGCCCCATCGGCACGGTGATGTCCCGGCTGTACCGCGGCCGCCGTCTGCTGCAAAAGGCGCTGTACGACTACGCGGTCGAGCAGGGCATCATCCGCCGGCCGAGCGACACGCCCGACAACATGGTCGAGCTGGAGACGTACAGGAGTAAGCGCTGATGGCTCTGACCTGCACCGATATCGGCAAGCTCGTGTATCCGTACCTCGACGGCGAGTTCTCCGACGAGGACCGCGTTGCGTTCGAGCGACACACCAGCACGTGCCAGCGCTGCCAGGCGTTGGTCCACGCCGAGATGGCGTTCAAGGCGACCCTGCGCGCCAAGCTGGCGCCACCCGCGGCGCCGGCTCACCTGCGGCGACGCATCCTCGCGGCGCTCGACGACGTCGACCGCGCGCGCGGCGACGCGCCGGCGGCACAGCGGTGGCTGGCGTGGCTCGTTCCGTCGGGCGCCGTGGCCGCGGCGGCCGCCGCGATTGCGCTGTTCTTCCTGTACCCGCGCCCGACGTCGGCGCCCCAGCCGATCGCGACCGCACCGCACGGCGCCGGCCCCGTCGCGGCCAGCCCCGTCGCCGACGACCCGGAACTCGATCCGTTGCGTGTCGCCAGCGGCGCGCACACCGGCCGGCCGGTGACGGTGACGAGCCAGAATGCGCCCGAGGTCGAGCGCGAGTTGTCGCGCGCGATCGGCATTCCCGTGCGGCTGCCGCTTGCGCCGCTGCGCACTCGGCCGGCCGCCGCGCAGATCGTTCACTTCGGTCGCGATCGCCTCGGAGCACAGCTCGCGTTCGATTTCGATGACGGCAACGCGAGCGTGTTCGTGTTCGATGCGCGCGGTCTCCGACTGCGCCGCACCGGCCGCGTCAGGCGGGTCGGCGACACCGACGTCCTGGTCGAGACGGAGGCGGGCTATCGCAAGCTGTGGGTCGTGCGCGACGGCGTCGGCTACATCGTCGTCACCGATCAGCCGGAGGAGCGCGCGCTCGAGTTCCTCCAAAGCTCGCTCGGGATACGCTAAGCGCGCGAGATTGGCCAGTTCTTTGCCGGCGGTCGCGTTGCGTCCGCGCCGCCGGCCGGGATAGACTGATCCGGCATGAGCGCGCGCCGGATCCTGCTGATCGATAGCGACCCCGACTTTCACCAGCGACTGCAGGACAACTTCGGCCCCTACGGGTTCGAGATCGTCACCGCGCCGGAGGATCCCTCGTCGCTCGCGAAGGTGAGCGAGCTGGCGCCCGACCTGATCTTCATCGCCGTCGAGCTGCCCGACAAGACCGGCTATTCGCTGTGCAACAAGGCCAAAAAGGGCGTCGCCAAGAAGATCCCAGTGGTGTTGACCACGGCGTCGGTACCGCCGTCCGGGTTTGCGAGCCACCGCAAACTGAAGGTGCACGCCGACGAGTACCTCGACAAGCGCACGCTGTCGGACGACGAGCTGATGGAAAAGATCGGCGCGCTGGTCGACCTGGGTGCGGCCACCGGGGGTAACGAGTTCGACCTGCCGGTGGAGGTCGAGGAGATCGCGGTCGAAGACGGCGAAGAGATCCTGATCGAAGACCTGTCGGACGACATTGAAATCGACGACTCCTCCGCCGAGGAGCTGCCGCCGCCGGACGAGTTCGACGAGATCGAGGTCGAAGCCGACGCGGCAGCACCTGCCGAGGCATTGCCGGCCGAGCCGAGCAGCCCGTTTAGCGAGATCGACACCGGTGCGGCCGACGAATTCGGCGGCGACGAGTTCGACGACGGCGCCACGCGCGTCGCCGCGCCGTCGATGTTGGTCGATCACGACGTCGAAGAGGAGACGGAGGCCGCGTTCGCGATGCTCGGCATCGACGACGGCGCGGGCGACGAGGCGGACGCGGCGACGTATAGCGGCTCTGACGTTCCGGTGCAGATGTTCGACGAGCTAGACCGGGCGGCCGATGCGGAAGCCGCGGTCGCGGCCGCACGCGAATCGCATGCGATGGCCGCGGCGGAGCCAGAGCCGCTGCCGGAGCCCGGCGACGAGCCGGCACCGCCGCTCGCCGGCGATGGCGGCGCGATCCCGGAACCGGTGCCGCACGAGGGGTCCGCATCGGGCGCCGACGACCTCGACCTCGGTCTCGACGCGGTGGCCGAGATGGCCGTCGAGGAAAAGTCAGGCCTCCGCGACAGCGAGCGCGTCGCACAACTCGAGGCCGAGATCGAGCGGCTGCGCGCCGAACTCGAGCGAGCCCGCGCCGACGCGGGCACGTCCGAGTTCTCGCGCGAGCGCGAGTTTCTGAACCTGCGAGAGGTCATCAACAAAAAGGAAAAGGAGATCCTCGACCTCCGCGACGAGATCAGCTCGAAGGACCGTCAGATCCTCGACGGCAAGGAGCGCATTCAGGAACTCGAGCGCCTGCGCGCCGACCTCGAAGAAAAACAACTCGGCCTCGAACAAAAGCTGCTCGAGGCCAACGAGAAGATCGCCACCGGCGACAAGGCGCTGGCCGACCTACGCCGTCAAGTGGACGATCTCGACCAGCAGCTCGCGTCGCTGCGCACCGAATTGGCGACCGCCCGCGAACAGCTCGCGGCAGCCGAAGCCCGGCTCGCACAAACCGCCGCGGACCACGCTGCGGCGCTCGAGCGCAAGGAGGCCGAGCACGCCGACCAGCTCGCGGCGCGCGACCGGCAGCACGAGGAGGCGCTCGCCGCGCTGCGAGCCGAACTGGAAGCGGACAAGGTGCAAGCGATCGACGCGCTGCGGGCCGAGCACACCGACGAGCTGGCGGCGCTCGCGAAGGCACACGAGCGCGAGCTGGAAGCGAAGACCAAGGAACTCGAACAGGCGCTCGAAGCGGCCGCGGCGGACAAGGCGAGCGCGCTGGCCAAGGCGGAAGAGCGGCGCGAGGAGGATCTGGCGGCCGCAGCCGCGAAGGCGGCCGAGGAACTCGAACAGCTGCGCCGGCAACTCGAGCAGGACAAGGCCGCGGCGCTGGAGGCGGCCGAGGCCAAGCGCGTTGCGGACCTCGACGCGGCGATGGAACAGGCCAAGGCGGACGTGGCGGCCGCCGAGGCGCGCGGCGCGGAAGCGCTCGAAGCGCTGCGCGCCGAACACGCCAAAGCGATCGCTGCACTCGAGGCCGAGCGCGACGAGGCGCTGGCCGCCGCCAAGGCCGAGCGCGACGAGGCGCTGGCCGCCGCCGAGGCCGAGCGCGACGAGGCGGAGCGCGCCTTGCGCGCGCAGTTCGACGCCGAGCGCGAACAGCTGTCGCGCGACCACGCCGAGGCGATCGCCGCGCTCGAACAGCAGCGCGGCGAGCTCGAGCGCGGGCTCGCGGGCGCACGAGAGCGGACGGCGGAGCTCGAGGCCGAGATCGAATCGCTGCGCGCAAAGCTGGCCGAACGCGACGCGGAGTTGCAGAAACTGCGCGACACGCTCGAGGCGCGCGACTCGCGCATTGCCTCGCTCAAGGCGAAACAGGCTGAACTCGAGGCCGAGTCGGCGCGCTACCAGGAACAGGTGCTCGACGCGCGGCGCAAGCTCAAGGCCGACGCCGAGGTCGCGGCGCGCGCCAAGAAGGCGCTCGCGATCGCGCTCACGCTCCTCGACCAGCACGGCGCGGACGACGCGGACGCGAGCGTCGACGCGGCGGTCCGCGCCGACGCGGCCGACGGCGCCGAAGACAGCTCCGAGCTGTAGCGCGGCTCGGGCGCGGGCATCCGCGCAGCGCCCCTACCGGCCCGCACCGCGGACGTCACCCTGCCGCGGATTCGTCTTCGGCGCCGACCGGCCGCAGGTTCTCGTAATCCTCGCGGTACAGCACGCCGATGTGCCGCCGGCAGAACACGTCGACCAGTTCCGGGTCGAACATCTTGCCCGCGTTGCGTCGAAGAATGCGCTCGGACTCGTCGAGCGGCAGCGCGACCTTGTACGGCCGATCGGTCGCCAGCGCATCGTACGCGTCCGCGATCGCGACGATCCGCGCCGACAGTGGGATGTTGTCGCCGGCGAGGCCGTCGGGGTAGCCGTGACCGTCCCAGCGTTCGTGATGGTTGCGCACCGCCGGCATGATCGGGTGCAGAATCGAGATTTGCTTGGCGATCTCGTAGCCGATGACCGGGTGTTCGCGCATGTGCTGCCACTCGTCTTCGTCGAGCGGTCCCGGCTTGAGAAGCACGCTGTCGCGCACGCCGATCTTGCCGATGTCGTGCAAGAACGCACCAAACTCCAGCGTCTCCATCTCCTCGGCCCGCCAGCCGACCTGCTCGGCGAGCGCGAGCGCGTAGCCGGCGACCCGGCCGCAGTGGCCCTTGGTGTAGGCATCCTTGGCCTCGATCGCCTCCGCGAGCCCGAATAGCGCCTGCCGGTGCGCCGCCTTGAGCCGCTGATAGCTCTCCTCGAGTTCTTTGGTGCGCTCCTTGACCACGACGTCGAGCAGCTTCTCGCGCTTTTGCAGCTTGTCGTATTCGCTGCCCAGCCGGCGCACGAGTTCTCGTTGCTCTCGCAACAAAGACTGCAACTTGACCCCCTCGGCGACGAGCGCCGCGAGGTTGCCGCGCTGCGGGCTGCGGCCGATCACCCGAAAAATCGCGTGGTCGAACGGCTCGCGCGCATCCACGTCGGCCTCCGCCGCCCCGTCGCGCAACAGCACGATGCGCATCGCGTCCGGCCGGTACAGCGCGCTGCGCAACAGCAGGTCGATTCCGTCGAGCAGCGGCGGTTTGTGGCCGGCGATCACGATCGCGTACGGGTGGGCCTGCAGCTTGTGCAGCCCCTCGGTCGCCGACCGCGCGGTGTGCACGCGCAGCGCCGGGCTCGACAGCGCCTCGACGACCTCTCCCAGCGCCTCGGGCTGGTTGTGGACGACGAGTGCGAGCAGTTCTGACGCCACCGCAGACGATTATAGTGAATCGCGCTATAAACCGGGCGACGGATGAACCGCGAGGTCACGGGCCATACCAAGGGGCTAAAGCCGAGCCAAATCAAGGCGTTGGAGCGCATCTACCGGCGCCGCGTGCCGCACGACGCGATCGTCACTCCGGAGCTGGCGACCTACCTGTGCGAGCTGTCGGCCCAAATGCGCCGGCAGATCGGTCTGCTCATCAGCCGGCGGGGCGCCATCGAGCACGTCGTGGTCGGCGACGCCTCGCGGTTGATGCTCCCCGACGTCGGCCGCCTGCGCGGCGCGCCGGGCCGGTTCCGGGGCCTGCGCCTGGTGCACACGCACCTTCGCGGCGAGCCGCTCACCCGCGACGACCTCACGGACCTGACGCTGTTGCGGCTGGACCTGGTCGCGGCGATCGGCGTCGGCGCCGGCGGCCGCCCGGGCCCCGTGTATGTCGGCCACATGCTGCCGGCGACCGGCAGCGGCGAGATGTGGCGCGAGCTGCCGCCGGTGGCGGTCCACGATCTCGACGTCGACGTGATCGAGCTGATGGCCTCGCTCGAGGCGGAGTTCGCGCGGACGCAGGCGCGGCTCGCGTCGTCCGAGCCGGGCACCGACCGCGCGCTGATCGTGCACGTCGGCATCGGTGCGGACGACGACGGCGACGCGCGCATCGCCGAACTGCGCGAGCTGTG
This region of Deltaproteobacteria bacterium genomic DNA includes:
- the ald gene encoding alanine dehydrogenase; the encoded protein is MIIGCPKEIKTREYRVGLTPAGAHMLAARGHRVLIERGAGEGSLIPDEAYARAGAEIVDTAAGVWGQADMIVKVKEPIAPEFPLMREGQILFTYLHLAAAQELGAHLLERRVDSVAYETIELDDGSLPLLTPMSEVAGRMAVQVGAVCLEKEHGGKGILLGGVPGVRRGRVVIIGGGTVGSNAARVAMGLGAQVTVLDVNLQTLGYLDDIYQGRIHTLYSDPHNIEQAVLQCDLLIGAVLIAGARAPRLVTEDMVSRMEPGSVIVDVAVDQGGCVETCRPTNHDEPTYELHGVVHYCVANMPGAVPNTSTYALTNATIPYVKAIADLGLEGAAKANPAIARGINTFRGTCPHAAVAEALSIAPTPMPF
- a CDS encoding response regulator codes for the protein MSARRILLIDSDPDFHQRLQDNFGPYGFEIVTAPEDPSSLAKVSELAPDLIFIAVELPDKTGYSLCNKAKKGVAKKIPVVLTTASVPPSGFASHRKLKVHADEYLDKRTLSDDELMEKIGALVDLGAATGGNEFDLPVEVEEIAVEDGEEILIEDLSDDIEIDDSSAEELPPPDEFDEIEVEADAAAPAEALPAEPSSPFSEIDTGAADEFGGDEFDDGATRVAAPSMLVDHDVEEETEAAFAMLGIDDGAGDEADAATYSGSDVPVQMFDELDRAADAEAAVAAARESHAMAAAEPEPLPEPGDEPAPPLAGDGGAIPEPVPHEGSASGADDLDLGLDAVAEMAVEEKSGLRDSERVAQLEAEIERLRAELERARADAGTSEFSREREFLNLREVINKKEKEILDLRDEISSKDRQILDGKERIQELERLRADLEEKQLGLEQKLLEANEKIATGDKALADLRRQVDDLDQQLASLRTELATAREQLAAAEARLAQTAADHAAALERKEAEHADQLAARDRQHEEALAALRAELEADKVQAIDALRAEHTDELAALAKAHERELEAKTKELEQALEAAAADKASALAKAEERREEDLAAAAAKAAEELEQLRRQLEQDKAAALEAAEAKRVADLDAAMEQAKADVAAAEARGAEALEALRAEHAKAIAALEAERDEALAAAKAERDEALAAAEAERDEAERALRAQFDAEREQLSRDHAEAIAALEQQRGELERGLAGARERTAELEAEIESLRAKLAERDAELQKLRDTLEARDSRIASLKAKQAELEAESARYQEQVLDARRKLKADAEVAARAKKALAIALTLLDQHGADDADASVDAAVRADAADGAEDSSEL
- a CDS encoding HD domain-containing protein; this translates as MASELLALVVHNQPEALGEVVEALSSPALRVHTARSATEGLHKLQAHPYAIVIAGHKPPLLDGIDLLLRSALYRPDAMRIVLLRDGAAEADVDAREPFDHAIFRVIGRSPQRGNLAALVAEGVKLQSLLREQRELVRRLGSEYDKLQKREKLLDVVVKERTKELEESYQRLKAAHRQALFGLAEAIEAKDAYTKGHCGRVAGYALALAEQVGWRAEEMETLEFGAFLHDIGKIGVRDSVLLKPGPLDEDEWQHMREHPVIGYEIAKQISILHPIMPAVRNHHERWDGHGYPDGLAGDNIPLSARIVAIADAYDALATDRPYKVALPLDESERILRRNAGKMFDPELVDVFCRRHIGVLYREDYENLRPVGAEDESAAG
- a CDS encoding sigma-70 family RNA polymerase sigma factor — protein: MPSRRPIARREFEQAALPHIDALYGVAYRLTRNRGDAEDLVQEALLRAYRFWHTFEQGSNCKAWLLKILTNTFFNTHHKRKREREVLDQATAEQSATDGVLHHERALAHRDPEGALIDRMISDDVARALESLPPEFRVAVVLCDIEGLSYKEIAEVMECPIGTVMSRLYRGRRLLQKALYDYAVEQGIIRRPSDTPDNMVELETYRSKR
- the argJ gene encoding bifunctional glutamate N-acetyltransferase/amino-acid acetyltransferase ArgJ, translating into MPLRVRGFQFGAATAGIKASGRPDVGVIACAAGTIGAGVFTQNRVVAAPVIVSRAALARCRGAVRGVVVNSGNANACTGARGLADAKAMAARTAAALGVPAGRVVVASTGVIGVPLPMRAVDRGIAAAAASLGPDLAPFAEAILTTDRAAKTARARAGSATLIGCTKGAGMIAPNMATTLTFVCTDARLPLPALDRAVRRAADATFNSLTVDGDTSTNDMLLVLASGAAARAPTAAEFERALERLLADLAHQLMRGGEGVHHVVTVRVDGARSTADARAVARAIATSSLVKTAIAGGDPNWGRFLAAAGNAGVAIRPDRIDAWLDRVPIVRGGCGVGGAAAERRAAAVMRRPEYTLRLHLHQGRASGHCLACDLSHEYVSINADYRT